Proteins encoded by one window of Scatophagus argus isolate fScaArg1 chromosome 8, fScaArg1.pri, whole genome shotgun sequence:
- the rbm38 gene encoding RNA-binding protein 38, translated as MSSPLFLGQLAGVPLEIMHPTMEKDTTYTKIFVGGLPYHTNDASLRKYFETFGDIDEAVVITDKQTGKSRGYGFVTMVDRGAAERACKDANPIIDGRKANVNLAYLGAKPRSSQTSLSVGVQQVHPTWAQRQYGLAQQYVYPQAVLQPSLVLQSQLSPTAAALASPYLDYNSAYSQYAPTGLEQYPYTPSPSLATGYLSYSFSPGTPAPTLTASPTPPAAIHPPLAALTTMSAAPQAFLHYPVHQPDRMQ; from the exons ATGAGTTCGCCGCTGTTTCTAGGCCAGCTGGCCGGGGTTCCGTTAGAAATAATGCATCCCACAATGGAGAAAGACACGACTTACACCAAGATTTTTGTCGGCGGGTTGCCGTATCACACCAACGACGCTTCACTTCGGAAATATTTCGAGACTTTCGGGGACATCGACGAGGCGGTGGtaatcacagacaaacagacggGCAAGTCCAGAGGATACGGCTTT GTGACCATGGTGGACAGGGGGGCAGCAGAGCGGGCGTGCAAAGACGCGAACCCCATCATCGACGGCAGGAAGGCCAACGTGAACCTGGCCTACCTGGGAGCGAAACCTCGCAGCTCGCAGACAA GTCTCTCTGTTGGAGTTCAGCAAGTCCATCCTACGTGGGCTCAGAGGCAATATGG GCTCGCCCAGCAGTACGTCTACCCCCAGGCCGTCCTCCAGCCCAGCCTGGTGCTGCAGTCCCAGCTCAGCCCCACTGCAGCAGCGCTCGCCTCCCCCTACCTGGACTACAACTCCGCCTACAGCCAATATGCCCCCACAGGACTGGAGCAGTACCCCTACaccccctctccatctctcgCCACTGGCTACCTCAGCTACAGCTTCTCCCCGGGCACTCCAGCGCCCACACTCACCGCATCCCCGACCCCTCCGGCAGCCATCCATCCTCCTCTGGCTGCACTCACCACCATGTCTGCAGCCCCTCAGGCCTTCCTCCACTACCCTGTGCACCAGCCCGACCGCATGCAGTGA